The genomic interval GCTCTTCACAAGACATCGCAATAGAATAAGCTTCTTCACCCGTAGAAGCTGCTGCTGACCAAATTTTTACTGGTAAAGAATTTTTCCAATTAATCAAAAATTCTTCTTGAAAGTATTTCCATACTTTCTCAGTTCTAAAAAATGTTGTCTCATTAGTCGTTATAATATTGATGAATTCTTGCTTTTCATTAATATCAGTTTGTAGATAAGCAATATAATCATCATAACTTTCTAACTCCAGTGCCTTAAGCCTCTGTCTAATTCGACCTTGCAGCATACTTTTTTTTGATGGAGAAATAGTAATTCCTGTATGGAAGTGAACGAGGTCAATAATCTTTTCCATTTGATTACTATTTAGCTCCATTAAGTAAATCATTCGCAAAACCTTTCTCTTAATCTTGGATTAAGTCACTAAGTCTTTTTGCACCATCAGCTAGACTGCGAGTGGCCATGGCAATTGACTCAGATGCCGCAGCTGAGTTTTCTGTTTCAGATGCAACTTGTTGTACGGCCTCACTTACCTCTTTTGCTGCAAGAAGTTGTTCTTGCGTGGCACTAGAAATTTCAGCAATTGAGTGATTCGTATTATTAACCCCGTCGACAATTTTTGAAAATGCCTCACCGGCCTTCTTAGAGATTTGACTCCCCTCAGAAATTTTCTTAACAGAATCATTAATAAGCTTTGAGATTTCTTTCGTTGCTTGTGAAGAGCGCTCTGCTAACTTTCTAACCTCATCTGCAACAACAGAGAAGCCAGCACCATGCTCTCCAGCTCTTGCCGCTTCAATAGCAGCATTGAATGCTAAAAGATTTGTTTGACTTGCGATTTCACGAATAACTTCTACAATCTCACTAATCTCTTCCGATGATCTTGTTATAATTTCCATTGCTTCAACAGCTTCATGTATTGACTTCGCTCCCTCTTGTGCTTCTGTAGAAGTAAGCTCGGCAATTTCATTAGCAGATTTAGCGTTTTGAGCGATCGAATTAATCGATGCAGTTAACTCTTCAACTGAAGCGTTCATCTCCTCAGTTGTTGCACCAAGAGATACAGCACCTTCAGCAACATTCGATGATTTTGTCGAAATATCCTCTGTGCTATCTTTCATTTCCTTGGCCAGTTCATTGATGGCCTTTTTAATTCTTTCATCTTCTGTAATAACATCCCAAGTAACCATTGCTCCCTGGTAAGTATTATTCATATCCATTACTGGACTTACTAATAAGTTTAATATTTCATCTCCAACATGAATTTTTGTTTCATGAGGAAGATTAGATGGATCAGATAACATTTTTCTTTGGTGTGCAGGATTCTTATGAAAAACATCGATACTACTTCCAACAATCTCAGAAACCTTAATTGGCAATAGTCCTTCAATTGAAGTAAGTGTTTGTCTCGATTTTGGATTAATATATGTGATATTAAAGTCTCGATCTGAAAGCATTACGTTGATTGGCATATTATCAAGCATTGAGCTGTATTGAGCATTGCGATTATCAGCAACTAACTTATCTGTAATGATATCCCATGTAACCATCGCACCTATGTAGTCATTACCATCCATAACAGCAACAACATTTAGTTCAAGTGATTCATCACCAATTCTAATTTGAGTCTTAATTGGTAAATTTTTAGGATTTGCTAAAAGCTTTTGTTGATGAATAGGATTCTCATGGAAGACATCGATTTTTGAACCAATAATTTCTGCAACAGGAATAGGCAGAAGAGATTCAATGGCCCTTAAACTCTCAAAACTTTTTGGATTAATGTATTTGATTACTAAATCAGTTCCGCAATACATAACATTAAACGGTAGCTTATCTAGCATATCGTAAATAGCTCCACTTCCTTCAAATACATTTCGACAATCAAGTTCTTGGTTTATTTTTGCCATGGTCATATAAGTCTCCTACATCCTCATAGAGAAAGTTATTTCTATTAAAGAAATTATATGACTCCATATATTTTAAACTACTCAGTTTTATCGAAATGTAAGTTGTTTATGTGACATGTGTAAAAACAATAAGTTAAGTATCTAAACTATAGAATTGCATAAGAAAATTATACCTGAGCAATTCACTTACTCATTTTCACATTTAATGGGAATTAAGAACGACGACTAATAATTTTTAAACTTCAAAATCAAAGTAGTCTGAAAGCTCACCATCACCTTCTTGAAGGTCGTCGATTTCTTCATGCGATTCTTCACCAAGGAAGCCAATATTGTAGAGAGCATCTCCGGCCATAACAACAGATGACTTGCTTATACCCAAAATAACTCCATCGTGCTCCATTGTGATTCGACTAATAAGCTCACCTGTAAGTTGGCGCAACTCCCCAACGATCTCGCCTTCTTTTACAATTTTTCCATGATGGGCCTTATTAATTAATAGTCCACCTTTGACCGCTCTCATCCACTTCGTTTTTCTGATAATGAATTTTTCTTCTTTAAAACTCATTTTAGTTCTAATCATGCCATAGTGACTAAGAATACTCTTAACGAGATTGACACCATACTTTGCAATTGTTTCATCAATGCGTAAGCCTTCTCCACCTTCAAAGACAATACAAGGCCTACCTAAATCATTAATGGCCTCTCTTAGAGAACCATCCCTAAGCGTGCTATTAACGACCAATGGAATACTAATATTGTTAACAAGCTCTAGCATTCCCTTTGTTTCTAAATCACAACGGATTTGTGGAATATTGAAACGGCCAGGACCTCCAGAATGGAGATCGACAAAGACATCACCATACTTCGTTATTTGCTTAAAGATAAAATTTGCAAAGCGAGCACCAAAGCTCCCCTTTGCTTTACCAGGAAAACAACGATTAAGATCCTTACGATCAGGAAGGTATCGTTGCTTATTCAAAAAGCCGTAAATATTTACAGCTGGAATGATTATTAAAGTCCCTTTTAAAAGTTTCAATTTACCTTTCATTAAAAGTTGGGCTGCTCTTAATCCATTGATTTCATCACCGTGCATACATGCAGTGACTACAACACAGGGAGAGATCTCCTTTGTTGCACGATAGATATAAATAGGAGCTTTTACTTTTTGAAGCCCGTAAAAAGAAGGGAAATTGACAAACTCAACGATTGGTCTGCCAATTTCAACTTCTTCAACTTTTAATTTAAATAATTGATCCGTCAATTAGTTATCCTTTATGACTTTTGTATAATTCTTCTCTACGTAATCGATGATTTGAACGGCAATATTCTTATTCGTACAACCTTCAATTCCCTCAAGCCCCGGAGAAGAATTAACCTCTAATATTTTAGGACCTGTACCAGAACGAATTATATCAACCCCGGCCATATTAAGCTTCATTGCCTTTGCGGCAGCAATAGCAACTTTTCTTTCTTCCGGTGTAATCTTCACAGGTGATCCAATTCCACCTCTATGAATATTTGAGCGGAACTCACCTTCTTTCGCTTGTCTCATCATTGTGCCAATAACCTTGCCTCCAACAACAAAACAACGAATATCTGCGCCATTTGCATCTTTAATAAATTCTTGAACAAGAAAATTTGCCTTTAAAATTCTAAAAGCATCAATCAAACTCTCTGCAGCTTTCTTCGTTTCGGCCAAAATAACACCTTTACCTTGAGAGCCTTCAATAAGTTTAACAACCATTGGCGCTCCACCAACAAGCTTGATTAAGCTCTCAGTTTGTTGAGTATTATTTGCCATTCCTGTCTTTGGAAGGGGTAGATGCTTTTGAGATAGGATTTGGAGTGAGCGTAATTTATCTCTTGAGCGTCCAATTGCATTGGACGAGTTCAAGCAGTACACTCCCATCATCTCAAACTGACGAACAATCGCCATACCATAGGCACTTACGCTGGCCCCAATTCTTGGAATAACAATATCAACCTTGTCTAATTTTCTCTTGCGGTAGTAAACCATTGGAGAACCAGTTGCCACATCCATATAACATTTGTCTGGACGAGCGACTTCGACATGGTGACCTCTAAGTTTGGCTTCTTCTACTAGTCTCTTTGTAGAGTAAAGATTCTTATTAGAAGATAAAATCAAAATATTCATTTATGCTCCATAAAAATAGCAAACTAATCTTGCACCTATATAATATAGTCCAGAATCACTGAACAGTGAGGATAAAAGTCAACATAATTCATAAATTTTTAATTAAATTTTAATAACTTTTTTATTGATGGGGATAAGTCATATTTACAATAAACATTCTAAGTATTACTCTTATGCCATGACAGAAGAAAATCAAACATGCCCAAAATGTAGCTCACCTTACGCCTATAGCGATGGCCAATTATGGATTTGCCCAGAATGCTTCAATGAATGGAGCCTGGATGCTAGCTCTGAAGAAGATAGTACTCCTCAATTTGTTGATGTTAACGGTGCACAATTACAAAATGGTGACTCAGTAACAGTTGTTAAAGACCTAAAGGCCGGAAAAGGTACGATTAAGTCAGGAACAAAAGTAAAAAATATCCGCCTACTAGAAGAGCCAGTAAATGGACACGACATTTCTTGTAAAGTCGATGGCCATGGTTCGATGTATCTTAAGTGCTCAGTTGTAAAAAAAGCTTAATATAAGACTATCTTTTTACAACTTGCCAAAGAGAATCGATAAATAACTCTTCTTTATCAATAAAGTGTTCTTTTAATTTGAAGCCCGTGTGCTGACACGTTCTTTCTATATCTTCTTTCGAGTACTTAAATGAGTATTCGAGATGTAGTGGCTCATAGGCTTCGAATTCAAAGAGGTGCTCTAACTCTTCGATATAAACTTCCTGCTTCTCTTTTGGAAGTAAGTAACTCTCCATTGCTCCTAACTTCGGATTAAAAACTCCGACATGCTGAAATTTCTCTTTATTGAAATTTCCACCTAGCTCACGATTAATTCTATCTAATAGATTTAAATTAAAGTCACGAGTATATCCACTTGAGTCATTATAAGCAGCATGTAGCTTTTCAACATCTTTCTTTAGATCAAAACCAATTAATAAATAGTCATCATTATCGAGGTGCTTCCAAAGTTGTCTAAGAAAGCTTTCACTCTGGGCCCTATCAAAGTTTCCGATATTAGAGCCGAGAAATAAGACAAGCTTACGTCGCTTTGACTTCTGCTTCAAAAATTTTAACCCCTCTAAATAATCTGCAACAATACCATGTACAGATAAATTAGACTTATGAGTTATATGGGCCTGCATTTGCTTTAAGGCTTGTACTGAGATGTCGATTGGAAAATAATTAACTTTCCTATCTTCTTTTAAAAAGGCATCGATAACTAACTCACTCTTGTGGCCGTCACCTGCTCCTAATTCAATAATGTCGATTTCTTCATGACTTATTAAACTAGCTAGTTTAGAACCTGATTGAAGTAAAATTTCAAATTCTGTTCTAGTTAAATAATAATCACCATGTTGAGTAATCTTTTGAAAAAGGTCACTTCCTCGATCATCATAGAAGTATTTAGTTGATAGCTTTTTTTCAGTCTTAGATAAGCCTGTTAAAACATCAATGGCAAACTCTTCTAAGAATTCTGATACTTGGTTCTCACTTACTTCTCTCAGTATAGACACTTCCATTATATATCCTTTGCAATCCTAATTCCCGCAAACATCCATCTCTGATGAGCGCGATAGAAATTACGATAAGTTTTACGATAATGCTCTTCAGGGGTTGCAAAACATCCTCCACGAAGAACAAATTGATTACACATAAATTTACTATTGTACTCACCTAGCTCCCCTTTATAGGACTCATAGGCTGGATACGGTGAGTAATGAGATGAGCTCCAACACCAAAGAGGTAATTTCTTATCCCCAAGGGCCAACTCTAACTCAAATTCAGTTGGTAGACGATGACCCGCCCATTTTGCAAATGCCTGAGCTTCATACAAACTAATATGAGAAACAGGTGCATACATATCTAATGGCACTAAGCCGTGTAAGGAAAACTCATACCACTGTCCATCAATAAGTCGCCAATAAAGAGGCGTAATTATTCTTTGCTCATTTATCCAATCCCATCCGTCACTAAGCCAGTATTGAAAGTTTTGATAGCCACCTGAATTAATAAATTCTAAGTACTCTCCATTTGAAATATAACTTTCACGAATCGCAAAAGAAGTAAGATACCTTTTATGAGCTGGACCTTCATTATCGTATGAAAATTCACTTTCATCTTGACCAAAAGTATAGAGCCCTTCTTTAAAGTGCCGCCATTTTAATGAGCCTGCGGAAAAGTTCTCAAGTCGCTTTTGGGAGTAGACTGAATCAATTGGCCCCAAACTTAAGATATGCTTTATATCCATTAGCAGAAGCTCTTGATGCTGTTGTTCATGATTAAGTCCAACCTCTAATAACGATTCGACTTCATCAATACTTTCCGTCAGCTCTAATAATGACAGCATTGCTCTATCGACGTAATTTCGATAGCTCAGAATTTCTTGAACAGTAGGTCGGGAAAGAAGTCCTCTGCTCTCCTGCTTCCAATGGGTGCCTACAGACTTATAATATGAATTAAATAAGAGACTATATTCGGCATTAAATCTTTTATAATTTGATAAATACTTAACGAGAATAAATTCCTCAAAAAACCAAGTAGTATGAGCAAGATGCCACTTAGGAGGACTTACCTCAGGAGCAGACTGCACTGTGAAGTCCTCGATCCTAAGACCAACACAAGTCTTTAAAGTGGCATCTCTTGTGAGTCGATACTTTTCGACACACCAAGACTTACGCTCAATCATATCTAATAATTTATCGCTAAATGCTTCGATACTTACTCCACAACATCATAAAATTTTAAAACTATAAATTTTTACCTTCTGCACTATTGGATAAAAACTTAAGAATATTAAAATTTTTTAAAGAATAATTTGGCATGCGTAACGAACTCAGCAATAATAATTGTTATTTAGAAAAGAAATAAAGGAATTGATATGAAACGTATTTTATCACTTGCAATTAGTTCACTACTTCTATGCTCATCGGCCGTAGCAAAGGAAGTTCAAGATATGTCTGATCCTTTAGCGGTCTATACTCAAGCAGGTCTTGGCGCAACAAATAAAGGCTTAAATGCTAAGATTGGAATTTCTTATGATACAGGCATTAAAAATGTAGCAGCGATGAATGTTATCGAATTCAAGGGTTTTCTTGGAGAAGAACTTGGATGGGATGGTACATCTAAAAGATCTAATCGACTTGATAGTTTTCGCTTCAGAAATTTTAGCGCAAATATAAAAACAGGTAGTGGCTCACAATTAGATATAAACTATAGTCTTAAAGAATCATTTCTAGCAGAAAGAACAGGAAATGCTTCCTACTCTATCCTACAAGCACTTCCAAAGTTTTGGATTGTTAACCTCTATCCTCTAGCAGGAGTTGGTGTTGAATTTGGAAAGAATACTCTAGAAGACGATAACTCAATTGATAGTGGCTTCTCTGTTATTGGTATCAATAGTGTCGTTGGCTTCTACGGAAAATTTACGATCACTGATAAAATTTGGTTTAACTACAATCCTATCTGGGCAGCGGCCCTTGCGGGTTCTGACCTTTATGAGTCATCAGCATATGGTGGAAAAGATAATATTCTTCTTCACGAATTTGCAGCAAGCTACCAGTTCACTCCACGCTTTAACCTTCGCTACTTTGCGAATTGGAGTAACCTAGTAGACATTGCTGACGGTGACCACAGAATCGAATTTAATTATCAATTCTAATTAATCACTTTATCTTTTAAGGGGCGGCGATTCCAAATGTCGCTGACCCTCCTAAGAAAATCTCTGAAAATTTAATTCCTCGATCATAAAGTAGTGGTGTTTCAATTGAGCCCCAGAATGTATCTGGAAAGTTTCCAATCTCACCACCTTCACCGTAACCAAAACAGTACATATAACCAGTTACATTTTCGATTCCACAAGTGTGCCACATGCCAGAAACGAGCTTATTCCATGAGCGTCCTGCTATGATTGCTGGCTCAGCTCGATTTGAATAATCCCCCTGTCCAAGAGCTCCGTTATTCCCACTTCCCCAGCAGTATCCATCTCCACTGGCCTGAAGCGCGCAAGAGTGAGATTCTCCAACAGATAAACTCGTCCAAACGGCACCGCCAACAACTTCAACAGGAACAGAAGAATTTGTAAAAACCGCATCATTACCTAACTGCCCTCGATTATCATAACCCCAGCAGTATATTTTGCTATCAGTAGCTAGGCCACAAGCGAAGTGATCACCTGTTCCAATATCAGTAAAAGTAAGTCCACCGTTAACTGCTGTTGGTGTTGTCGTAAGGGTTGTCGTGTTCCCAGTGGCCACTCCATTTCCTAGACCACCGAAACGATTCGTCCCCCAGCAGTAAGCTGCACCATCGGTACGTATTCCACAAACGTGATAATATCCAACAGAAATCTTACTCCAGCTATGACCACCAACAATTAAATTAGGATCATGAAAGGACGCTGTTGTATCCCCACTTCCTATTTGCCCGTAGTTATTTCTTCCCCAACAATAACCAACATTAGTGGTTGTTACACCACAAACAGAATCATAATTAGCACTAAGAGACGCCCACTTATGGCCACCTGTAACTATTGTCGATGGGTGTGAATAGTTGGCCGTATCGGCAGCTCCATTTCCAAGTTCACCATATTGGTCTCGTCCCATACAATACGCATCGTCGGAGTCATCAATACCGCAAAAAAGCATATAACCAGCGGCCATAGACTTCCAAGTTTTTGCCAAAGGAACTTTCTTAGGCATAAAAAGACCAGCGTTCCCCATTCCAGTTCCGGCCTGTCCCCAGTTCCAGTATTGTCCCCAGCAATAGCCGTCACCGCTTGTTGTGACACCACAACTTAAATAGTCAGAAGCTGAAGCAGATGCCCAATTATGGCCACCAATAACAAGCGTTGGTGTCAGGCGGTTTTGAATATCACCGTCTCCGATCTCTCCTTCTTCCCCCTCACCCCAACAGTACATTTGATTTAGATTATCGATACCACATGAGTGTCTTCCCCTAACCGAAACATCAACCCAGTCTTGAGAACCAGTCACTTGTACCGGGACATTAGAAGTTGTTCCTAGGCCATCACCTAAGTTTCCTTCCCCACTAAAGTCAGTTCCCCAGCAATAAATATCACTTGTATTTGTTAGCCCACAAGCGTGAAACCAATGAACTTCAATTTTATCAAATGTTAGGCCACCACTGACAGGACTAGGAGAATACGTATCAGCACTTAGCCCATCTCCTAAAACATGGTTAGACCCCATTCCCCAACAGTATCCAACTCCCGCGACTGTAACTGCACATGTGGAATATTCACCGACTGCAACATTTTTCCACTTCGTTCCTGAACTTATATGCTCAGGTGCCGTAATAACTGTTGTATTATCTCCCATTCCGATTTGACCATAATTATTTCTCCCCCAACAATAAAGGTCATCAAGGGAGTTAATAGCGCAAACGTGATAGTTTCGAGTTGAAACCATTTTCCACTTCATTCCTCCCGGAACAAGTTTTGGAACAAATGAATCAGTTGCTGTTCCATCACCAAACCGATAATAACTATTATCTCCCCAACAATAGAGATCATCACTACCATCAATTCCGCATGTTAAACGATAACCAGTTGAGACATCCTTCCAGGTTTTCTCACCATCAACGATATGAGGAATATACTTAGGTTCATCAACTCCATAACCAATCTCACCATACCAACCTTCACCCCAGCAATAGAGCTTAGACTGAGTTGTGATTCCACAAGAGTGTTGATCTCCACCAACAATTTTTGACCAAGTTAAATTTCCAACTACTTTGTTGAGATCATTTGGATAAAGAGATTGAAATTTTTGTGGATCATAAACATCAATAGGCGCACCAACATCCCAAGAACCAAAGTAATATAAATTTCCAGCACTATAGCCTGTGGCCATTCCCTGCACACGATGTTCAGAGGAAACAATCGCTCCATCTGTAATATAAATATTGGCAAAATAATATCCATCCGCAGAAGCATTAATCGTCATATCAATAGTACAAGTCTCACCAGGATTTAAAGTTGTTCCAGTACAAGTATCGTTTGTAACTTGAAAATTCCCTGAACTTCCATAAATAAGGGGCGCCTGTAATAGACCAGTAGTTATTCCGCCTGAGTTTGTTAGTGTAATCGACTCAGTCTCACCAGGCCCTGCTCCTCCTGGTTGATATAACAGAGAGAACTCTGTTGCTCCTAATGTAAGCCCACCTGCGACATTTAAAGTTGTAAATGTATCAGAGACCACAACACTTGTATTTCCAGCTTCATCTATGGCACGAATTTCGATTCGATAATCTTCTGCTCCATCTAAAGATAAACCACTGACAGAATCTCCTTTTGTGAAAGAAGTCCAATCCTGCTCAACAGAAGAGTCTGAAACTTTAATGACTCTTACCTGATAACCCACAAGAACTAAGTTATCAGTTGAGTCCGTTGTCCATGTCACCGTAGGAGTCATTGATAAACTGGCAGGAACTGCTCCAAGTGTTAATGCGGAAACAGCAGTCGGATCAGTCGTATCGAGGGTAATTGATTTTGTCACGGATTCAGAAGAAATTGCATTTGAATCATCTGCTCCAAAAATATAGACAGTCTTTAGTCCATCACCACCTGATAAAGCAAATGAAGCTGGAAATCCTGTGACCCAATTTCCTCCTCCACATGATCCTGCACTTGTATCGACTGGAGGAGTTGTTTGCGTTTCACTAATACAGTACTGAGTTAGATCGTCTCCACCACTTTTTGTCATATCAATGCTATTAATATTTGAATGGGTTGTTGAACCAGAACTACTGTCACTTAAAATAACTTCTAGTGCCGCTACTTCAATTCCAAAATTAAAGCTAACCTCCGACTCTTTTAAACAACTGGTCAATAAAACAATAACCGACAATAATAGAATGTTTTGCATTCTCCCCCACTTTTTAAACTCAATATTTTTACTATCGGTAAATACTTTTAACTTATTTAAACAAAATCATATGAGGGATAAAAAAAGTTTAGAAAAAACGAGCTTTTACATCAGATATCTTTTTATAGACTGCAGAAATCGCTCTATAGGATGAAGGATTATCTTCAACTAAAATAATTTAACTAAAGTAAATAAAAGTGAGAATTAATGAAACAAAAATTTTTAAAACTAACCTGCCTTTTCTTTTTATCATTTAATTATTTATATGCTGATTCAATAAACTTAGAGGAATCAAAGAGAAATTCTAAGCATCAATATCTTAGACTTTCATATCAATCAGTGAATAGTGAAAAACTTCAAACAATCTATGAACAACTTCTAATTGATTCTTATAACTATGAAGAAGAAGATTTCATGGCCAAGAAAACAAGACGTGAAAATGGGCATATCAAAGACTGGAATAATTTAAAAGATAAAAGCTTTAGACTCTATGTCGAGATTGAACTCATTGATATAAATAAGTTCATGAATATTCTAAACTTAACTGATGAGCAAATTAAGGCGTTATTTGGAGTCGTTAAATCAGATAGACCAACACCTAAAAAACAAAACGATTCTGGCCCACTAAAATTTTCAGTTTTTTACATGACTTCTCTTGGAGAATTTAACCAGAAAAGTGCACCAGGATCTGTTGAGTTCAAGCAAAACTCTTCCGTTTCCCTGGGCCTTACGTCAGTATATCAAGTGAATGCCAAGTATGGTGCTCAAGCAAGTCTTTACTACTCTCACCTAAATACTGCTTCTGCAAATCAGTATCTTGATAATGTTTCAGTTGATCCAGAGATTGGTTTTAACCTATACGGTACGTATAAATTTGCAGACTATGGACTAGAAGCATATGCTGGTCTAGATTTCGAGCGTTTTAATACTTTCAATTTTGATGGATTAACAGAAGCCGATCAAGTTAAATTTGATAAGAACCAAATCTTCTTTTTAACTGTTGGTGTACAAAAAAACTTTAAGTTATACAGAAGAAACTTCTTAGCAAAATTTAGCTACTCTCACTCACTACTTTCAAGTCGAGACATAGGTTACGCTAACACAAGTGATAAACAAGAGTTTACTGGAGGCAAGATTATGGCCTATGTAATGGGCGATATCACAAAGAAAATTTTTGCTCATGCAATTTTCAAAATGCACTTTATGGATGGCCCAACCGATTTATCAGTAAATCGACTGGGCCTTGGATTTGGTTATAAATTCTAACGATATGTAATATCCTTAGCGTCAAAGTCACTTTGGCCATGGCGCTCAAGGATTTGTTGATCTTCATCTCCCCAAGCTCGATTAACTAGCCTTCCTCTTAATACCGCCGGCCTCTTAATCAATTCATCTGCCCAACGAATAACATTCTTATATTCATGTACTGACAAGAACTCTGCTGCATCATAGAGCTTGCCTTTAACAAGTGCCCCATACCATGGAAAGATCGCTATATCTGCAATCGAGTATTCATCTCCTGCAATGTAT from Halobacteriovorax sp. DA5 carries:
- a CDS encoding methyl-accepting chemotaxis protein produces the protein MTMAKINQELDCRNVFEGSGAIYDMLDKLPFNVMYCGTDLVIKYINPKSFESLRAIESLLPIPVAEIIGSKIDVFHENPIHQQKLLANPKNLPIKTQIRIGDESLELNVVAVMDGNDYIGAMVTWDIITDKLVADNRNAQYSSMLDNMPINVMLSDRDFNITYINPKSRQTLTSIEGLLPIKVSEIVGSSIDVFHKNPAHQRKMLSDPSNLPHETKIHVGDEILNLLVSPVMDMNNTYQGAMVTWDVITEDERIKKAINELAKEMKDSTEDISTKSSNVAEGAVSLGATTEEMNASVEELTASINSIAQNAKSANEIAELTSTEAQEGAKSIHEAVEAMEIITRSSEEISEIVEVIREIASQTNLLAFNAAIEAARAGEHGAGFSVVADEVRKLAERSSQATKEISKLINDSVKKISEGSQISKKAGEAFSKIVDGVNNTNHSIAEISSATQEQLLAAKEVSEAVQQVASETENSAAASESIAMATRSLADGAKRLSDLIQD
- a CDS encoding succinylglutamate desuccinylase/aspartoacylase family protein; translation: MTDQLFKLKVEEVEIGRPIVEFVNFPSFYGLQKVKAPIYIYRATKEISPCVVVTACMHGDEINGLRAAQLLMKGKLKLLKGTLIIIPAVNIYGFLNKQRYLPDRKDLNRCFPGKAKGSFGARFANFIFKQITKYGDVFVDLHSGGPGRFNIPQIRCDLETKGMLELVNNISIPLVVNSTLRDGSLREAINDLGRPCIVFEGGEGLRIDETIAKYGVNLVKSILSHYGMIRTKMSFKEEKFIIRKTKWMRAVKGGLLINKAHHGKIVKEGEIVGELRQLTGELISRITMEHDGVILGISKSSVVMAGDALYNIGFLGEESHEEIDDLQEGDGELSDYFDFEV
- the rimK gene encoding 30S ribosomal protein S6--L-glutamate ligase, with the protein product MNILILSSNKNLYSTKRLVEEAKLRGHHVEVARPDKCYMDVATGSPMVYYRKRKLDKVDIVIPRIGASVSAYGMAIVRQFEMMGVYCLNSSNAIGRSRDKLRSLQILSQKHLPLPKTGMANNTQQTESLIKLVGGAPMVVKLIEGSQGKGVILAETKKAAESLIDAFRILKANFLVQEFIKDANGADIRCFVVGGKVIGTMMRQAKEGEFRSNIHRGGIGSPVKITPEERKVAIAAAKAMKLNMAGVDIIRSGTGPKILEVNSSPGLEGIEGCTNKNIAVQIIDYVEKNYTKVIKDN
- a CDS encoding zinc ribbon domain-containing protein YjdM, coding for MTEENQTCPKCSSPYAYSDGQLWICPECFNEWSLDASSEEDSTPQFVDVNGAQLQNGDSVTVVKDLKAGKGTIKSGTKVKNIRLLEEPVNGHDISCKVDGHGSMYLKCSVVKKA
- the egtD gene encoding L-histidine N(alpha)-methyltransferase, with protein sequence MEVSILREVSENQVSEFLEEFAIDVLTGLSKTEKKLSTKYFYDDRGSDLFQKITQHGDYYLTRTEFEILLQSGSKLASLISHEEIDIIELGAGDGHKSELVIDAFLKEDRKVNYFPIDISVQALKQMQAHITHKSNLSVHGIVADYLEGLKFLKQKSKRRKLVLFLGSNIGNFDRAQSESFLRQLWKHLDNDDYLLIGFDLKKDVEKLHAAYNDSSGYTRDFNLNLLDRINRELGGNFNKEKFQHVGVFNPKLGAMESYLLPKEKQEVYIEELEHLFEFEAYEPLHLEYSFKYSKEDIERTCQHTGFKLKEHFIDKEELFIDSLWQVVKR
- the egtB gene encoding ergothioneine biosynthesis protein EgtB, producing MIERKSWCVEKYRLTRDATLKTCVGLRIEDFTVQSAPEVSPPKWHLAHTTWFFEEFILVKYLSNYKRFNAEYSLLFNSYYKSVGTHWKQESRGLLSRPTVQEILSYRNYVDRAMLSLLELTESIDEVESLLEVGLNHEQQHQELLLMDIKHILSLGPIDSVYSQKRLENFSAGSLKWRHFKEGLYTFGQDESEFSYDNEGPAHKRYLTSFAIRESYISNGEYLEFINSGGYQNFQYWLSDGWDWINEQRIITPLYWRLIDGQWYEFSLHGLVPLDMYAPVSHISLYEAQAFAKWAGHRLPTEFELELALGDKKLPLWCWSSSHYSPYPAYESYKGELGEYNSKFMCNQFVLRGGCFATPEEHYRKTYRNFYRAHQRWMFAGIRIAKDI